The window GTCAAAGGAACGCCGCCTGCTGTAACTTTCACTGATCCTTGTGGTACGTTCACCGCATTCAGAGGAATATCCGAACCGGAAGAACTTTGGTAAGTACCATGCAGCGTGAACTTGTTTTTTTCCGGTTGCTGCTGCGCTGCTGTTTTTGTTGAATCGTAAAGCGCGTAATAGGCGTACTGATTCGCGAAGTCGGCATCACCCGCGCATTTATTTGCGAGGTAGGATCCGAATGGTTCACGAACCGGGAAAATGATTCTGCCGGTTTGCGCATTGATCGTGATCCCTCCGACAAAATCAAACATTCCATCAGGCTGCGGATCACCGTTTGTATTCAGATCATCAAGATTCAGTAAACGAAGCAGTGGAACACCTTTCACATTTTCGCAACCATCCTGCAGGTAATTGATGTTGCCACCCAGACGGTCATCCTGATACAATACATCCAGACGAAAATCTTTTTGCGCGATGTTGTAGCCTCCCAGAGAGTAGATGTTTTTCATCATCAAATCCCAGGTGTAGAATTTCGGAGTGAAATTCGTACTGCGAAGCAATTTGACATAGATGGCACCCGCACCGGAAGCAGTTGTATTGTTTGTCAATTCACCGACCTGGTGCACACGTCCTCCTACAGAATATTCAAAGGCAACCGCCAGCACCTGGCCCGGATCGAGTTTAGTGTTAAGGGAAACGTATCCGAGGCGTGAATTGACGGTGTATTCTGAAGGTTGCAGCAAACGGGCATTTTCAACTTTTTCCCAGTTACGTCCTTCGTTGAAGTTATTGCTCGCGCCCAAACCACTCAGGATAGAGGAGGCCTGAGAGATATCTCGAAAAGTGTTTCGGTATTGTCCGAGTACACCGGGGGCAAACAAGGAGTTGGATGAATCCGAAGGTTCTTGCAAACTTCCCGGGAATGGAATGAGCGTTTGATTGGTATCCGGCATGTATTCGCCAAGGTCCGCGAAAGCGACGATGTTACGGTTCTGATTGTTTTGTGAGGAGATAAATCCTTTTGGTGTAACCCATACTTCGATACGCGTGATGTTGATACCGGATCCGATCCTGTTCAGGTCACGAAGATTGGCATCGTAATTATCTTTGAAATACTGAGCGATGAAGAAGTGACGATTGTCCTCGTATTGATCGGCCTTAATGTCAAAGGTGGTTGTCTGCGCACCGCCTTGTACATCGATGGTTTGTGATTTACCTTTTTGCTGAGAGAAAATGCTGGTCACCGTCATGCGACCAAACTGCAACTGTGTTTTAATTCCGAACAAACTTTGAGAACCCTGAATCAGCTGACTGTTCAGAGGAAGAGAAACGTTACCGGCTTCAATTTTTTTGATGATGTCGTCTTCATAGCCGGTGTATTCCAGCTTCATTTTGTTTTCGAAATCAAAAGTTGCTTCCGTGTTGTAATTTGTAGTGAGCTTCATCTTATCGCCGATGTTGGCGATCACGTTCATCTGAATCTTTTCCTTGAAGTCAAACGTGGTGACTGTTCTCTGTTTTTCAGGAAGCGCGGGATTTTGATTCTTGGAGACGTTTATGGCAAAACTTAATTCCGCTGAACCTTGCGGACGAATGTCAATTGTATTACCTCCGAAGATCCTGTCGAACACAATACTGTTCACAGTAATTTTCGGTGCAAAAGCTTTTTTGTTTAGCTGATCATCTTCGGAAGCGCGTTGCTTCCAGTATTCCTTTGTGCTTTTGTTGAATTCATGATCCACAAATTCTTCGAACGACATGTAGGAAGGATTCCGGTAAAAGAGTTCCCCCATGTTTTCGTTGATGTTGTACCGGTTGTTATCCGGATCATAATCAACAGTAGTTTTGATATTTGCCGGATCTTTTAAATACAAAGGATTGCCCGAACCCGGATTGGAATACGGGTCGCCCATCCTGTCATGGAAAGGATAACGCAGGTTCAAACTGTCGGAATCAACGACCATAGCAGCCGGTTCCGCAAAGTTTTCCGAGAACAAACCAGCAGGTTTTTCCGCTCCCCACACCGTACTGAGCACTGATAATACACTCCCGATCCCGAAAAAATACGTCTTAAAATTCTTCAAGGCCTTGTAATTTATTGAATACTAATTCTTTGGGTAAAGATTGGATCGATATTGCCGTTTTTTAAGAAGGCACTAAAATAGCTTTTTTCGGCAAACCTTCACCCGCCTTTTAGAGTGATTTTAAGGCTTGTTTAATTAATTCTTCAACAGTTGAAACCGGGTTCTTTTTCAGGAGAGAATCCAGGGTTTTATCGACAGTATTTCTGGCGAATCCGAGGGTCAGCAAAGCTGCCATCGCTTCGTCTTTCACCTTGATATGGGAAAAACTGATGGAACAACCCCGTCTTTTTTCAGCTTCCCTTTTAACTCAAGAATGGCCCTTTGTGCTGTTTTTTCGCCAATTCCCTTGATACTTTTAAGTTTTACGACATCCTCAGACACAATACAATTTTCGATTTCGTCCACATTCATAGACGAAAGCATCATGCGGGCCGTATTACAGCCGATACCGGAAACAGTGATTAATAATCGGAACAGACGTCTTTCATCTTCATCCGCGAAGCCGTATAACGTGTGTGCATCCTCAGTTATTTGAAGGTGCACCAGTATCCTGATGTTTTCTTCGGCGGTTATTTTTGAATAGGTGTTCAGAGAAATATTTAACAGGTAACCAACACCATGACATTCCACAACAATGGATGCAGGATTTTTTTCGATGAGACGACCGGTGAGATGATTGAGCACGACGAGAGTTAGGAGTTATGAATTAGGAATTATGAGTTGAGAATTATGAGTTGAGAATTATGAATTGAGAATTATGAATTATGAATGGTGAAGAAAATTAGCCGGGTTCAATATTTTCAATCAGCAATCAGCAATCAACAATCAGCAATCAACAATCATCAATCAACAATCATCAATCATCAATTAACAAATCAATGCGAATGTACTAAAAACCCCCCAAAATACTGATGTACAGCAGTGATTTGAAAAACTGAAATTCTTTAATTACTGAATTATTTTTTAAGGTTTAAAAAATATTGATTTTGAAATAATAAAAAAAGCCGGAGATTTTGCTCCGGCTTTTATGAAAAAGTGTTTTGTGAAATTCAATTATCGTGCGCTTTTTCTGGATTGAGCATCGACTACCGCGATAGTCACCATGTTCACAATTTCTCGGACACTACTGCCAAGTTGCAGGATGTGTACAGGTTTTTTCATACCCAATAATACCGGACCGATAGCTTCTGCGCCTCCCATTTCCTGTAAGAGTTTGTAAGCGATATTTCCGCTTTCAAGGCTTGGGAAAATCAACGTGTTCGCTCCTTCGGCAGCAAATTCACAGAACGGGAAATTGTCGCTCAGCAGGTGAGGGTTCAAAGCAAAATTTGCCTGCATCTCACCATCCACCATCATGCCGGGGAATTTCTGGTGAAGAATTGCAACTGCATCTCTCACTTTTTTCGCGGTAGGATCATCAGTCGAACCGAAGTTCGAATAAGACAACAAAGCGATACGCGGTTTGATATTGAATTGCTGAACAGCCCAGGCAGTGAGTACTGTAATCTCTGCCAGATCTTCAGCGGTTGGATTAACGTTGATCGTTGTATCAGCAAAAAACACAGGTCCTTTCTTGGTGACCATGATGTACATGCCGGCAACTTTTTTTACATCGTCCTGCGTACCGATAATTTGCAAGGCAGGACGAATGGTGTCACTGTATTTTCTGGTCAGACCGGAAATCATCGCGTCGGCTTCTCCTACTTCCACCATCATGGCTCCGTAGTAGTTCCGTTCGTTCATGATCTTCTTGGCTTCGTAAAGCGTGAAACCTCTGCGCTTACGTTTTTTGAAAAAGATTTCACCGTATTCATGGCGTTTGTCTTCTTCCAGTCGCGGATCAATGATCGGTGTGTCACCCAGATCAAGATTGTTTTCTTCGATGAGCTGGCGGATTTTCTTGAGATTACCCAGCAGAATTGGTTTGGCAATTCCTTCATCACGCACGATCATCGCGGCTTTCAGGATCTTGTAGGTATCCGCTTCCGCGAAAACAATACGCTGAGGATTTTGCTTGGCCCTGCTCGTGACCACACGAATCAGTTTGTTGTCAAGACCGAGTCGTTTGTTGAGTTCGTCAGAATAATTATTCCAGTTTGTAATCGGTGATTGAGCAACTCCGGACTCTATAGCCGCTTTTGCAACCGCAGGAGCAACAGTAGTAATAAGTCTCGGATCAAGAGGTTTTGGAATGATGTAATCCATTCCAAATGTGATATTCTTTTTATTATAAGCAACATTGACAATTTCAGGCACAGGTTCTTTCGCGAGTTCCGCGATTGCCCTTACCGCTGCCAGTTTCATGGCTTCATTGATCTGTGTCGCACGTACATCCAACGCACCTCTGAAGATGAAAGGAAATCCGAGGACGTTGTTCACCTGGTTGGGATAATCCGAACGTCCGGTCGCGATGATGATATCGGGTCTCGCACTTGCCGCATCTTCATAGGTGATTTCCGGATCCGGATTGGCAAGAGCGAAGACAATCGCGTTCTTGGCCATGGATTGTACCATTTCTTTTGAAACGATATTTCCTTTTGAAAGACCCAGAAAAACATCAGCGCCTTTCATGGCTTCTGCCAGTGTATGCGCTTTTCTGCTGGTCTTGAAGAAAATTTTATTTTCATCGAGATCCGTACGGCTTTCGTGTAAAACACCATGACTGTCGAGCATCACGATGTTTTCTTTTTTCGCGCCCAGACTGAGATATAATTTCGCGCAAGAGATGGCCGATGCCCCCGCACCACTCACCACGATGATCACCTCTTCGATTTTTTTCTGAGCAAGTTCCAGTGCATTTAATAAAGCGGCAGCGGAAATAATCGCGGTACCGTGCTGGTCATCGTGCATGATCGGAATTTTTAATTCCGCTTTCAACCGGCGTTCAATTTCAAAACATTCGGGTGCTTTTATGTCTTCCAGGTTGATGCCACCAAAGGTTGGAGAAATCGCTTTCACGGTTTCTACAAATTTGTCGACATCCGTTTCGTTAATTTCAATATCGAATACATCAATATCCGCGAAGATTTTAAACAGAAGTCCTTTTCCTTCCATCACAGGTTTCGATGCTTCCGGACCGATATTTCCCAAGCCAAGTACAGCTGTACCATTTGAAATTACAGCTACCAAATTTCCTTTAGCCGTATAACGATACACATCATCAGGATTTTCGGCAATACGTAAACAAGGCTCAGCGACACCCGGTGAATAGGCAAGTGATAAATCACGCTGTGAACTGTATGGTTTCGTTGGAACAACTTCAATTTTTCCCGGCCTGCCTTGTTCGTGGTAGTCGAGTGCTTCCTGGTTGATTTTTGATTTTGACATTGTGTTGTTTTATTCTATTTAAAAAGGAAGTGAATGCATCTTCATTTTTAAAGGGGATCAAAAATACAATAAAATTTTTCTCCGGAGGATGATATATGCTTGTTGGACAGGAAAGGTATTATTTGCAGCTGAATCCTGAAAATGGATGTCTAAACAGGCGGTATTCAATAACATGCAAAGCGATCTGGATTATAAATCAGGTAATTTCAATGTTAAATCCAATAAAAAAGCGAAGAGTGATGAACACCCTTCGCTTTCTTTAATACTGAATAAAATTTATTCAACCACCAGTTTCTTCTGAGAAGATCCTGTTGCGGATTTAATATTCACCATATAAATTCCTTTTGCAAAATCTGAGGTGTTCAATTCGAAGGTATGTTCACCCGGGTTCATTGAGGGTTCTGAGTACGTATAAACCAGTTTCCCCATCTTGTCAACTACCTGCATTGTTACATCGCCGGCTTTTTCAAGATTGAAATCAATTTGAGCGCGTTGCGTGGCAGGATTTGGATATAAATCAAAAGCAAGTGCTTGAGTAACTGTTTTTAATCCGGTGGTGAGTGTCATGTTGATGTCGTCGATATAAGCGTTATTTCCCTGTGCGGAAAGAGCTTCGAACTTAATCATCACATTTGTTCTGTTGACGCCTGTGTATTGTGTGAGATTCACAGTTTCACTTCTCCACTGATTCGCTGAACTTGGAGTAAAGGCGGAACTAACAGAGCCTACAGTTGCCAAAGAAGCTCCTGTTTTGTTCCAGATAGGCGACCAGGTTGTTCCACAGTTGGTGGACACTTTAATTTTGATATTGTCATTCGATGTGCCATAAGTAGCGGCAGCGACATAAAATGTCATAACCGCGTTGTCATAGGTTGATAGATCCAAAGGAGGTAAAATCAATGCATCCGCATCACCGGAAGGAGAGTTTACGAAATCCATTTTCGCGCAACCCGAACTGGTATAACCTGCAGTACTGCGGCTCCAGCCTGCACTTTGATTGCCACCATTGATATAATACCAATTTGCAGGAGGAAAAGTAGTTGAAGAATAATCTTCCGTAACTGCCGGTCCGCCAACACCTGAGTAGATAATGTAAGACTGAGATCCGGAATTATTCAATGCGTTCCCGTCGGTTTGTCCATTCGGATTTGAAACAGTTACTGTTACGTTATTGTAACCCGGAGTACCTGCAACACCTGTAAAACTCAGCGATGTTGATTCATAGGTTTGCAATGAACCGGTCCAGTTATTTGTTTGCAAAACATTTGTGCCATCAGACAATTCAATGGTTGCAGATGTAAGTGGAGCTGTTCCGTAATTGCAAAGGCGATAACGGATGGTAACTCCGGAACAGGAAGCTGGTGTACCGTTTAAAGCAGTCATGGAATGCGTAATCCCGGCATCATTGGCCTGAGTTGCAACACTACATTCTTCACGCGCTGTATACAATGCCGCTGTTGTCAATTGTCCCACTTCACGTACCACGCGATCCGGGCAAATCATATAAATCGTAGGGAAATAACGAATCGCGTAACTGTTTGCAATTCCTGAATTATCTATAATTGGATATGGAGTGCCTGCCACCCAGTTGCCCTGAGTATTCGTTCCGGTTCCGTATAAATCAGCTAGTGTAGTTGCTCCATCTCCTTCAATATAAAAAACCATCATTTCATTTGTACCGTTGGGACCATAAGTAGTGTACAAATCTTCCAGCGCGCCTGAATTATGATAAGCCCAGCAAGGCCCGCACCATGTGGCTGAAATATCAATTACCACTGTTTTTCCCTGGTCGAGGTAATCATACAAATGATAGGTGGTACCGTTAATGTCAGTTGCGGTAAAATCAGGTGCAATGGAGCCATCTGATAATTGAGCGAATGACATGTTTGTTCCTGTGAGGAGCATGCAGAGGACACTCAGAATGCGTAGAGTTCTTTTCATTTTTTTAGATAGTAGTAATGTGTAGATTATTGCAGAATTCCTTTTCGATCAGGTAAAGTAGAATTTCAAAAGTAGAGAAAATTTATGCTTTTATCAATTGTGAACTGTCATTTTAGAGGGTAAAAGTTGGACAAAAAAAACAGGCTGTTCCGTCGGAACAGCCTGTTTTCAAGCTTTATTAAATCAATTAACGATGACTAACAATCAATTTCTTTGAGCCATATGATTTACCGTCAATCACAATTGAACAAATATAGATACCTGTTTTCAGGTCGGAAGTTGGAATCAGGGTAACGCCTTGTTTTTCGGTCAAAGGCAGTTCTTTTACCACGGAACCGAGCAGATTAGTGACAACCATGCGAGTGTCTTTTCCGCCATTGATAGCATAGGAAACTCGGGCAAATGCATCCGCCGGGTTTGGATAGATATTGGAGATATATTTCAATCCGCCGATTTCATCAATTCCTACACCACTTGCTCTGTATGTAAACGTAATGCAGGATGAATCCGCTTCGTTATCCATATCAAAAAAGCAATAGGTGACAGTACTGGTTCCGCCATGTCCGCCAGGTTGTAAATCCGCAAGCAGTGTCGTATCCGAATCCCCCGGATTCATCACAAGGTATGTTGGAGACTGACTTGTGGATACAGGGAAACAAGTGCCTTTCCAGCAGAAGTATGCGCTGTGTCCGGCTGCTGTGTCTACAATCACACGTTTAACCTTAACGAATATTGTGCCTCCGCCAATGTTTGTGACACGGGCTGTACCTGTCATGAGCATTGTTGCAGGTCCTTGCAGGTTCACGGAATCCGAAGTAACCTGTAATGACTGTGCAAATGATCCGAGGGTAAGAAGCAGAAATGCTGCGATTACGGGTAAGAGTTTTTTCATTTGATGGTATTGATTTCTATAGATCAAAAAGAAAGAAATTGAATCTTCCTTTTGACGGGAAGATTCAATTTCGATTATACTTTATTCAACAACAAGTTTCTTTTGTGTAGCACCATTGGAAGTTTTAACACTTACCATATAGATACCTTTTGCAAAATCGCTGGTGTTGATACTGAAGCTGTGTTCTCCTGCGCTCATTCCGGCTTCAGAATGGCTGTAAACAAGAGCACCGACTTTATTAAATACTTCAACAGTTACATCGTCTTTTTTGTCAAGGTTTACATCTACACTTGCACGGTCAGATGCAGGGTTTGGATACATTTCGAAAGCAACTTTCTTGCTGACAGTATTCAAGCCTGTTGTGAATGTGAAATTCACGTTGTCGATGTAAAGATTGTTACCATAATCAGAGTTCGCTTCGAATTTCACGAACACGTTTGAGTTGCCAACGAAAGCGGCAAGAGAAACGAGTTCAGAGCGCCATTGTGTAGGCGTTGTTGGAGTGAAAATAGAAGTTGAACCGGTGGTGGTTGACAAGGTCGCTCCTGTTTTGTTGAACAGGGTTGTCCATGTTGTTCCGCAATCCACACTGATTTTTATTTTCAGATTATCATTTGAAGTTGTTCCATAACGTGCATGTGACAAATCAAATGTCATTGTTGCGTCCTGAACACCTGTCAGATCCTGAGCAGGCAATTGCAATGCATCCTGATCACCGGCAGGTGAAGTCCAGAAATCCATCTTCGCGCAACCGGCTCCATTGAGACCCGCAGTGCTGCGTGACCATGTTGCTGCATCACCACCGTTGATAAGGTTCCAGTTTGCAGGCGGGAAGGTAGCTGAAGCATACGCTTCACTCACTGCAGGTCCGCCAATTTGTGGGTAAATGATAAAGGATGCTGTACGGGTGTTGTTTGTAGCTGTCGGGTCAGTTTGCCCGTTTGGATTTGAAACCGCGATGGAAACACTGTTTGTTCCAGTAACACCGGTTACACCTGTGAAAGTGTATACTTCAGTTTCATAAGTTGCAAGGTTGCCTGTCCATTGAATTGTTTGTTGTGCAGTTCCTCCAACAGTAAGTGTGAGTGTAGCAGATGTAAGCGGGCTTGTTCCGTAGTTTGCAACGCGGCAAGCGATATCAACTCCTGTGCAAGAAGCAAGACTTGGATTCAAACATGCGTTTGAATTAGTGATACCTGCATCATTAGCGTTGGCAACGTTAGCAACCGGACAAGTAGTACGCTGAGCATACAATTGAGCAGTTGTAAGCTGTCCTACTTCGCGAATCACGCGGTCAGGGCAAATCAAATAGATTGTTGGGAAATAACTGATCTCAAGATCGTTTGCGATAGTCCCGTTGTCAATGATTGGATACGGTGTACCTGTAACCCAGTCACCCTGGGTATTTGTGCCTGTTCCCTGTAGATCAGCTAGTGTAGTATTGTCATCTCCTTCGATGAAAAACACCATCAATTCATTTGTTCCCTGTGGACCATAAGAATTGTATAAATTTTCAAGCGCTCCACTGTTGTGATAGCTCCAACATGGACCGCACCATGTCGCGGATACATCGATATAAACCGGCTTTCCTGTTGCCAGAATATCGTAAAGATGCCATTGAGTTCCATTGATGTCGTTCGCAACGAAATCAGGTGCGATACAGCCAGCAGTCATTTGAGCCTGCGCAGGGCTGAACATACCCATAAAAGCTGCAACCAGTAATCCTAGTAATTGTTTTT of the Bacteroidota bacterium genome contains:
- a CDS encoding NADP-dependent malic enzyme; its protein translation is MSKSKINQEALDYHEQGRPGKIEVVPTKPYSSQRDLSLAYSPGVAEPCLRIAENPDDVYRYTAKGNLVAVISNGTAVLGLGNIGPEASKPVMEGKGLLFKIFADIDVFDIEINETDVDKFVETVKAISPTFGGINLEDIKAPECFEIERRLKAELKIPIMHDDQHGTAIISAAALLNALELAQKKIEEVIIVVSGAGASAISCAKLYLSLGAKKENIVMLDSHGVLHESRTDLDENKIFFKTSRKAHTLAEAMKGADVFLGLSKGNIVSKEMVQSMAKNAIVFALANPDPEITYEDAASARPDIIIATGRSDYPNQVNNVLGFPFIFRGALDVRATQINEAMKLAAVRAIAELAKEPVPEIVNVAYNKKNITFGMDYIIPKPLDPRLITTVAPAVAKAAIESGVAQSPITNWNNYSDELNKRLGLDNKLIRVVTSRAKQNPQRIVFAEADTYKILKAAMIVRDEGIAKPILLGNLKKIRQLIEENNLDLGDTPIIDPRLEEDKRHEYGEIFFKKRKRRGFTLYEAKKIMNERNYYGAMMVEVGEADAMISGLTRKYSDTIRPALQIIGTQDDVKKVAGMYIMVTKKGPVFFADTTINVNPTAEDLAEITVLTAWAVQQFNIKPRIALLSYSNFGSTDDPTAKKVRDAVAILHQKFPGMMVDGEMQANFALNPHLLSDNFPFCEFAAEGANTLIFPSLESGNIAYKLLQEMGGAEAIGPVLLGMKKPVHILQLGSSVREIVNMVTIAVVDAQSRKSAR
- a CDS encoding T9SS type A sorting domain-containing protein → MKRTLRILSVLCMLLTGTNMSFAQLSDGSIAPDFTATDINGTTYHLYDYLDQGKTVVIDISATWCGPCWAYHNSGALEDLYTTYGPNGTNEMMVFYIEGDGATTLADLYGTGTNTQGNWVAGTPYPIIDNSGIANSYAIRYFPTIYMICPDRVVREVGQLTTAALYTAREECSVATQANDAGITHSMTALNGTPASCSGVTIRYRLCNYGTAPLTSATIELSDGTNVLQTNNWTGSLQTYESTSLSFTGVAGTPGYNNVTVTVSNPNGQTDGNALNNSGSQSYIIYSGVGGPAVTEDYSSTTFPPANWYYINGGNQSAGWSRSTAGYTSSGCAKMDFVNSPSGDADALILPPLDLSTYDNAVMTFYVAAATYGTSNDNIKIKVSTNCGTTWSPIWNKTGASLATVGSVSSAFTPSSANQWRSETVNLTQYTGVNRTNVMIKFEALSAQGNNAYIDDINMTLTTGLKTVTQALAFDLYPNPATQRAQIDFNLEKAGDVTMQVVDKMGKLVYTYSEPSMNPGEHTFELNTSDFAKGIYMVNIKSATGSSQKKLVVE
- a CDS encoding T9SS type A sorting domain-containing protein; the encoded protein is MKKLLPVIAAFLLLTLGSFAQSLQVTSDSVNLQGPATMLMTGTARVTNIGGGTIFVKVKRVIVDTAAGHSAYFCWKGTCFPVSTSQSPTYLVMNPGDSDTTLLADLQPGGHGGTSTVTYCFFDMDNEADSSCITFTYRASGVGIDEIGGLKYISNIYPNPADAFARVSYAINGGKDTRMVVTNLLGSVVKELPLTEKQGVTLIPTSDLKTGIYICSIVIDGKSYGSKKLIVSHR
- a CDS encoding T9SS type A sorting domain-containing protein, translating into MKKQLLGLLVAAFMGMFSPAQAQMTAGCIAPDFVANDINGTQWHLYDILATGKPVYIDVSATWCGPCWSYHNSGALENLYNSYGPQGTNELMVFFIEGDDNTTLADLQGTGTNTQGDWVTGTPYPIIDNGTIANDLEISYFPTIYLICPDRVIREVGQLTTAQLYAQRTTCPVANVANANDAGITNSNACLNPSLASCTGVDIACRVANYGTSPLTSATLTLTVGGTAQQTIQWTGNLATYETEVYTFTGVTGVTGTNSVSIAVSNPNGQTDPTATNNTRTASFIIYPQIGGPAVSEAYASATFPPANWNLINGGDAATWSRSTAGLNGAGCAKMDFWTSPAGDQDALQLPAQDLTGVQDATMTFDLSHARYGTTSNDNLKIKISVDCGTTWTTLFNKTGATLSTTTGSTSIFTPTTPTQWRSELVSLAAFVGNSNVFVKFEANSDYGNNLYIDNVNFTFTTGLNTVSKKVAFEMYPNPASDRASVDVNLDKKDDVTVEVFNKVGALVYSHSEAGMSAGEHSFSINTSDFAKGIYMVSVKTSNGATQKKLVVE